The Hippoglossus hippoglossus isolate fHipHip1 chromosome 2, fHipHip1.pri, whole genome shotgun sequence DNA segment TAAAGATATTTAGAATCTCGGTggcttaaaaaaacacatggtgaaaataaaacGATAAAGAGCCAGGCATCATCAtcacttgttttctcttttttctagACGCATTTGAGAATCGGCTGCTATTAGACAAAGGTTACAGGAATAAATAATCGGATTAGGATTAAACACAAGGTTGAATGTTGTCAGTACAAGGGATACAAAAAAACAGCGGTGGAAAATAAGATTTACTCGAGCCTTGTATTTAAGTGCAGTTTTGAGTTAACTGCCCCTGACTTGAGCGTTTCCATGTTATGCTCCaataaatacttgtttttatttcagttaatGCAATTAATGTACTGCTATAGTTACACTTTTTAGAATAAGATTAAAAACATCAGGAGCTTTAAACTGACTAGCAAATGTAACTGTGTATTCCTACACAtaggatatatatattttgcccTTGACATGCTGTTGCGATacaataatttcccaaattgggatcaataaagtacatttatcttatctatcttatcttataaataaggaaaataaagtGTAGAAGTTATTAAGGAAAGCAAAAGGACAAAGGTTACATGGCTGTTGTATAAAAATGAAACTAtctaaataataatgaataataatgcgTTGTTTCACATCTTAAATCCAGAAGTATTTTTCCTAGAACCTGATCTATATGAATTGTTGTTGTGGATGTCAGTACTGCTTTTAGGGAGTAAAATATTTTGATGATACTTTTTCTAAAACAAAGTAGCAATGACTCCAAACATGTGCTTatcaaactatttaaaaaaatgtgaaatgtaaacatagATGCATtgcatttttattctgtaaaataagttttcatatcagcatcAACATCACATTGACTGATAAATCTGTCGGGCTGgcattttttacattgtttgtttgtaaaaatatCCGAGTACTACCTCTGCTAATACCATCcttatgtatttataaattattgAACAAATGTATCTGCTGCTTTAAAAGTCATGTAAAGTTTATTTACACAAGGCAAATAAGTGGGCTCCTTTATTGCCTGCAAAACAggatttctgtcacttttttatatataattttaaagaaatgtgtaacatatatataaaaaaaaaataggcaGAACAAGTTATTTACACAGACGTTAATTGGAGGAAAGTTAATTGATCACGTCTTTCTTCAGGACAACGGAAAAGCTGCTTCGAAGGCCACACCCGATTTCCCCGATTGACTccaactcccatgatcctctCTGTCGGTGCATCCggaggaggaagacgacgaagaagaagaagaagaagaatctccCCCAAAAACTTCTCTCCGCAGCAAAATAAAGgtgagaaacagaaaatcaactTTGATCAGCAagttattttacacttttaacGACACCTTGCGCTTGTTGCGTAACTTTGCGATGCGATTCTCGAAGCGTTTACGACGCACATCACTGAGATATTGAATCcacgtggtgtgtgtgtggcgtgggtgtgtgtgtttggcttgGCTTGGCTtggcttggtgtgtgtgtgtgtgtcaatccCTATGGTCAGTCCCCAGGCTGCGAGCAGAGCACACACTCCTGTCACTGTTGTCCTGAACTGGGCTCCGGCTATTTCCCGCTTATCACGTACAGTCAACGCGCACAGGTGAGTGTTCATGTTCATGGTTTCGCTTGTTTCAGTCGCACATGTTTTAAATCCACTTGACTTGCTTGCAGTGGAAGAGCATTGACTTTAGTGAGAAATGATCTGGGATAATGAAAGAGGCTGCATCAGACATTAGACACAGCCGGCCGTGTTCAATTGCGGAACAGTGCGTGCATTTTACAAGCACGTGCGGCCATATTATCAACCAAACTTTCGTTATGGAGACACCTTTCAAACAAATGGTTAGTTAACCAAAGAAAAGTGAGTTCTATCAtccatattttagttttctcctcAGTGCAGGACATTGATATGCAGCAtggtgagaaaataaaatgtcaaaagtactataaagtcattttaatgtcattaatCACGATAGATGCTTCAACGCTTTATATAAATGTGCAGTTTTCTTTCAGGACTCGTTCAGACTCGTGTGCTCTCTGGCTGGGTCACATGAGCCCGAGTGATTTCAATCAGAAGCGGTGATTTGGCTAATTGTGGACCGTGTGCGGCCCACTGTGCGACACTCTGCCTTTTGTGCTCTGTCTGATCCCGGCTGGTCTTCCCAGGGACCTTTCAGACTGTGACACTCGGaacccttttatttatttttcactttaaagTAAACCTCGCAATTGCACAACCCTCGGAACTCAAGTCAGGTCTACGCAGATTGGGATGGTTTGAACTCTGACCCTGTTTGAGTTGGGGGTTTAAAGCGTGCGCAGGAGTCATTGTGgtttcttttcacttttgtaATATACGATTTTGTACCTTTGTCGCACTCGAATATGTAATACTTGTTTGAAAACCACATTTAGGGGTAAAATTAAGTTTGGGGAATGCAGAACAGCACATGAGCCTTATCCAAGTGATGAGATTACATTGATTCCAAACTCGTGTCACGAGGAACACTGTGAATTCACACTGTGTGACGGCGCAtatcatgttttacttttgttctTGAAAGAACCATTTTATTTCTTGTGTTAAATCCTCTCAAATATAATCAATTATTAAATGACAAACATTGTAGCTGCCTGCAATAACCATAGCTAAATGAGAAAAGGCGTCTGCGCGGAAAATTGGTTTAAGAGGCTCAGAGGAACCGAACTGCCGAGGCTCCGGCGGATGGTTTACTGTATCTCCACCTGataatggttttgtttttccatgcAAATGAGCCGTCGTGTTCAGCCCGTCAGTGCTCGGTGACCACGCCATTTAAttgttgacttgtgtttttgttctagTTGATTGGATCCTTGTTAGTGTGGCGTTACAAGATAATATAAGACCCCGGGCCTCGGTAAAGGTCAGCGCTTCCTCGCAGCTCGGCAAACTCCTTTCGTTATAGGTCAGGCCTTGCGTGCAATTAAACGGCTGCTTTGCGAAAAGGCTTGGAGGCGGATGAGAAGCGCTGGCCGCTCTGGAGGAAATAACCATGAAGGCGTGCGCGGGTTTCAGCTTAATGCAACACGCTGGGATCTCTTCATTTTTCACCCAGGTGCCATGGCAGAGCGGGTGCTGTTGGTTGGCAGCGGAGGACGGGAGCACGCACTGGCCTGGAAGTTGGCCCAGTCGCCACTGATCCAGCAGGTCCTGGTGGCTCCGGGTAACGCAGGCACCGCCAACTGTGGGAAGATCAGCAACTCTGGTAAATACAGACACTCGGAGAAACTGGCAAATTGTATCACCGTCTTTACACATAGTGATTAGCatcttgtgttttgtgcttCTGCCCTTAATCCTGAAGCGGTGGtggtaataattataataataatgaagaaaaaagtgTGAATGACCCACAGACCGTTGCTCCCTGTGACTTTCCTCCACGCAGAGGTCTCGGTGAGCAACCACTCCATCTTGGCTCAGTTCTGCAAGGATCATCACGTGGGGCTGGTGGTGGTCGGGCCTGAGGTGCCGCTGGCTGCAGGTAAGTGAAGTCCTTGGATCTTATTTCGTCTCCTGTCTATCGTGTCCGTCTCGCTACCTTAAACCCATTGAGGCCTTTGGCGGCAAATAGAAAAGCTATCTAAAACCCAAGCACTGTTTGAAAACGACCACTTAAAAGGGAGGGTTTTCTTAAGGGTGGACAGAATCGCCAGCGTTGACACAAACTTACATTTCTCAGCCTCTAAAGCGGATGGAGAGATGAAGTTAAAACATTTGCTCACTTAAACATTTGGCTTCCATTGTTCTTTCCCTAAACTTAACTTAACAAACCAAACTCAAAGAAATCCCCGCCCGCTTCCTCGTCTTCAAACACGTCACTTACCGACCGAGCCTCGGTCAGCGGCAGAGCAGGAACATTGTCTGAGTCTGAATACATTTACACGTATCACATAGGCTCTTAATGGGTTCACGTCTCTTTCAGGTATCGTCGATGACCTGACGGCAGCAGGAGTGCCGTGTTTCGGCCCCTCTGGAAAAGCAGCTCAGTTGGAGGCCAGCAAGAGCTTCTCCAAGGCGTTCATGGAGCGACACGGCATCCCCACGGCCCGTTACGGCTCCTTCACCGACCCCCAGGAGGCCTGCAACTACATCCGCACGTCAgtacagcagcagacaagtGTTTCTGTGCCCACGTCCCGAGTCTAGAGACGTATAAATAGACGTGTGTTCTTTGTGTTAAATGCAAACTACGAGACAACATCACTGTTTTCCAGCAGGAAGCTTGTGGAGTTCTGTTATTTGGGAGCCATTAACCACACAGAAAATTGTGTTGTgatagaaaatgaaatgttgacaGAATTAGTTTTGTCTCAGACTTAATGATCTCAGAAGTGATGGTTGTTTTTCATCGTGCCCTTGAAGAAGCAACAGAAGAGACAGAGTTGTAACTTTTCATCTCTTTGGTCATATAAACCATCTTGGGCAGAACAACAGCTGCCACGCTCTGACAGCCTTCATCCATACGCATCCACAATGGTGTGCTCCGCAGATGCCAAATGGTCCACAGAAGACATTTTGGGTTTTATATAGGCAATACAGCATCTGCTCcagatgtgtttcctgtgaaaaTGATTCTTTCTGCACGTTGCTGAGCCGGTGTCATTGTTTGCCGTCTCCAGTGCTGACTTTCCTGCGCTGGTGGTGAAGGCCAGCGGCCTGGCGGCCGGGAAGGGAGTCATCGTGGCCAGAGACCAGGAGGAGGCCTGTCAGGCTGTGATGGACATCATGAAGGTACCTGACCCGATACTGAAGTATAAGAAAAAGAATGTCAAAGGCTTAATTTACGATGAGTCAATTTGGAGGCACAATACGTTTAGTAAAATGTGAGTTAAGTGTTAATTGTAttgattgtatttattttatttgacgtTCTCTGACTTGAGAACTTGTGATTCATAGAAACCCAAAACTTGTTAGGCAATTTTTCTACCAAGTAAAAGCACATCTTTCGATTTGTTGCTGCAGTGTTTCATTCTTTGtggaattacagagcttttatctagaaaagttgtgaacttgggtctgaagattgtgttgtaAAAAGCTCCGCACACAAACGATAAAGCGTCGAACTGTTTGAGAAGGATTCATTGATGAAGAGGGATAATTCTGACATGGCTCTGGAGCATTACCACAGCCCGTACataacaggcaggtttagagcaGACGCTTGTTTTATTGAAACAATGGATCAAAGCAGCATGTGAAAGTTGTCTCTCTGACAGGACAAAGCCTTTGGAGCTGCAGGGGACacagtggtggtggaggagcttctggagggagaggaagtgtCTGTGAGTAAAAACGGTTAAACTGAAATTCACAAGTTATTGACACAAGTTTGATGTAAAAGGGAAAATTGACAGGATGTTTCCCTGCTCCTTTttagtgtctgtgtttcagcGACGGCTCCTCGGTGTCGCCGATGCCTCCAGCGCAGGACCACAAGCGGCTGCAGGACGGGGACCTGGGGCTGAACACTGGCGGCATGGGGGCTTACTGCCCCACCCCTCAGGTACTGCGCTGACATTTGACAGTGAGCAAGGTCGTACTCTGCCGCCAGATCTCTGTCCAAAACTGAACGGAGCCTAAAAGAAGGTGATGCTAATGTAATGTATGTCGCTCCTGTGCAGGTGAgtcaggagctgctgcagcagatcaGAGAGACGGTCCTTCAGAGGACGGTGGAcaagatgaaggaggagggagctCCTTTCGTGGGCGAGTGCTCTGTCCCttacatgtgttgttgtctttgctgtCGTGAGTTTACAGTTTCAGATGAATGACACGCAGCCTCCATCGTGGATGTTTTTTCCAGGTGTGCTGTACGCGGGGCTGATGTTGACCAAGCAGGGCCTGAAGGTGCTCGAGTACAACTGTCGCTTCGGAGATCCCGAGTGTCAGGTACAACTCGTCCCTAACCCATGTCGATGCACAAGAAACAtaatatttttctctcaacTCATTAAAATTTTTGTAGGTGCTGCTGCCCCTGCTGAAGAGCGACCTGTACGAAGTGATAATGAACACCATGAAAGGCACGCTGGCTTCCAACCCCCCCGTGTGGCAGCAAGACAGCTCTGCTGTCACGGTTGTCATGGCCAGCCCTGGTTACCCTGGCTCCTACAAGAAAGGAGTAGAGATCACAGGTTTGCAcgacactgcagcagcaaagcCTGTGCGAGCAAAATGTCAGAGTATAGTGAGATATGAAAAATGTTACAGTATAGTTGGATGGCTTCAAAAAAGGGATAAAGTcatggaataataataaataaaacatgtttaatcgCTCTCGTCCTTTAGGCCTCTCCCAGGTTGAGGACATGGGGCTGCAGGTTTTCCACGCCGGTACCGCCCTGAAGGAAGGAGGCGTGGTGTCCAGCGGCGGGCGGGTCCTGACTGTCACGGCGGTCAGTTCCTCCCTGGAAGCGGCCCTGCGTTCCGCCAACCAGGGCGTGGCTGCCATTGGGTTCCCGGGTGCAGTTTACCGCCGCGACATCGGCCACCGGGCCATCGCTCACCTGAACCaatccaggtgtgtgtgagtgtggcgCACGCCAACTGGAAACAGTccccttttttattattttgtgtgttgtttgttattCCCCATCTCCACACTGTAAATCCTATAGAACCGTTTGAATAATAAACATCAGTGTACATGTACTCGTGTCCTAGTTTTCTTTTGTAATCACAACATAAATAATTCTGTAAATTagcttttattatttgaatgtgtgttctATTCTCCACAACCAGAATTTCCCccctggtttttaaaaaaaaaacgttataaTCCTCTTCCACGAGACCCAGTTCAGATTTAGACCTGAACCCAGTGGGAATAAAAAACTGTGTCTCTGACAGAGGTCTGACCTATAAGGAGAGCGGAGTGGACATCGCTGCCGGTaacaagctggtggagctgaTCAAACCTCTGGCTAAAGCTACGTCTCGCTCTGGTAACTTCAGTgtcatgttgaaaaaaaagaaacttaacACAGGCAGAAGATGTTTTTACCCAGTAAAATAATTCATTACACATGTTGAGATCAATTGTAATACATGGTAAAAGTCTGAATAGTAACAGTGTGTAACTTGTATTTTCCATCAGGGTGCAATGCAGAACTGGGAGGCTTCGCTGGTCTCTTTGACCTGAAGGCTGCAGGATTTGTGGACCCCATCCTGGTGTCTGGGACGGACGGCGTGGGCACCAAGCTCAAGGTGGGACAGGAGTTTGTTGTCTCCACGCAGGCTCCACTGTCATTTCTCGATATTCGTGGCTGTCGCCGCTAAGACCTGGAACAAATGAGAATCTAATGAAAGTGCTGAAAAGCTCCGCTCGGTCCAAATTGGCTTTGGTAATTTCCACATGGGCTATAACGAGTACCCATTGAAAATAGGATCCAGATTTGGCTGCGTGGTAATGGAGCAGCAGGGGAGGCGAGCTTATCTGTAGACACATTCAAAGGCTTAGACTCTGGcttcttaaaaaaaaccttgaagAGAAATACAAATTCATTTAAAGTGTGAAAGATCCAGGATTCATGGATTGAAGCAGATTGAGCTCATTGTTGGCGAGTCTGGAGATGAAATTACATTCCTTACTGGGTTTGATTTGTCAAGGTGCCAAAACTTCTGAAAgtgttgtgatttaaaaaagtgtttttttggtcTCCATCAGATTGCTCAGGCGTGCGGGCAGCATGGCGGGCTGGGTCAGGACCTGGTCGCCATGTGCGTGAACGACGTGCTCGCCCAGGGCGCCGAGCCGCTCTTCTTCCTCGACTACTTCTCCTGCGGCAGCCTGGACGTGGACGTGGCCGCCTCGGTGGTTCGGCGGCATCGCTAAGGCCTGCGAGATGGCGGGCTGCGCTCTGCTGGGTGAGAGAAGTGACGGTGCAATGACTGAATGATAAATATGATCTATGCTTATGATGTCTGTGTTTCAAAAAATGTCCTTGTCCAGGAGGTGAGACGGCAGAGATGCCGGGCGTCTACGCTCCCGGCGAGTACGACCTGGCCGGGTTCTGCGTGGGAGCAGTGGAGCGCGGCGCCCTGCTGCCCAGACTGGGGGACATCGCCGAGGGGGACCTGCTGCTGGGAGTGGCCTCCTCTGGCGTCCACAGCAACGGTTTCAGCCTGGTCCGCAAAGTCTGGATGCGGGCCCGCCTCAGCTACAGCTCCCCCGCCCCATTCTGCGGCCCTGGACAGACCGTCGGTAcgtttgcttttcattttcaccccAGATACAAACACTTGAATCCCAACCCACACTTGAACTCTTCTGTCGCCTCCAGGCGAGGTTCTGCTCACGCCGACGAAGATCTACAGTCGCCTGCTGCTGCCCATCCTCCGCAGCGGCGCCGTGGAAAGCCTACGCTCACATCACAGGGGGTGGGCTTCTGGAGAACATCCCTCGGGTGCTGCCCCAGGAGCTGGCGGTTGATTTAGGTACACCTCACCTTCGTCTGCATCATAAGCATAAAAAAGTTCTGAAAAGCtggggaaagaggaagaaagttTCCTGTATAAATGATTCTAGTTGAAGGACCTTTGtgcaaatgtaaacatgaataaacTTTCCCTGAGGTCACTCTCTGCTCCCTCATTAATATTCCCACGTTGTCTCTGCGTGATTCAGACGCGTCTCGATGGAACATCCCTCCAGTGT contains these protein-coding regions:
- the gart gene encoding LOW QUALITY PROTEIN: trifunctional purine biosynthetic protein adenosine-3 (The sequence of the model RefSeq protein was modified relative to this genomic sequence to represent the inferred CDS: inserted 1 base in 1 codon; deleted 3 bases in 3 codons), which codes for MAERVLLVGSGGREHALAWKLAQSPLIQQVLVAPGNAGTANCGKISNSEVSVSNHSILAQFCKDHHVGLVVVGPEVPLAAGIVDDLTAAGVPCFGPSGKAAQLEASKSFSKAFMERHGIPTARYGSFTDPQEACNYIRTADFPALVVKASGLAAGKGVIVARDQEEACQAVMDIMKDKAFGAAGDTVVVEELLEGEEVSCLCFSDGSSVSPMPPAQDHKRLQDGDLGLNTGGMGAYCPTPQVSQELLQQIRETVLQRTVDKMKEEGAPFVGVLYAGLMLTKQGLKVLEYNCRFGDPECQVLLPLLKSDLYEVIMNTMKGTLASNPPVWQQDSSAVTVVMASPGYPGSYKKGVEITGLSQVEDMGLQVFHAGTALKEGGVVSSGGRVLTVTAVSSSLEAALRSANQGVAAIGFPGAVYRRDIGHRAIAHLNQSRGLTYKESGVDIAAGNKLVELIKPLAKATSRSGCNAELGGFAGLFDLKAAGFVDPILVSGTDGVGTKLKIAQACGQHGGLGQDLVAMCVNDVLAQGAEPLFFLDYFSCGSLDVDVAASVVGGIAKACEMAGCALLGGETAEMPGVYAPGEYDLAGFCVGAVERGALLPRLGDIAEGDLLLGVASSGVHSNGFSLVRKVWMRARLSYSSPAPFCGPGQTVGEVLLTPTKIYSRLLLPILRSGAVKAYAHITGGGLLENIPRVLPQELAVDLDASRWNIPPVFSWLHKEGGLSDDEMARTFNCGLGAVLVVAPLDAQRVLRQLQGHEEXWIVGSLAHKLPGAEAVVVRNLSNSLLKAGSAAAGDSGVEHNNGCHGSDGTARKRTRVGVLISGTGTNLQALIEQAKRPSSSAEIVVVISNRPGVQGLKRASLAGIQTRVVDHKMYGSRTEFDGTIDRVLEEFRVELVCLAGFMRILTGNFVKKWNGKLLNIHPSLLPSFKGVNAQKQALQAGVRVTGCTVHFVAEEVDAGAIIAQEAVPVLSCDTEEGLCDRIREAEHRAFPAALELVASGAVTLSEDGHSVWKTNPQS